A single Carnobacterium alterfunditum DSM 5972 DNA region contains:
- the nth gene encoding endonuclease III, producing MLSKKQTIQMVEAMGELFPQATCELNHKNAFELLIAVMLSAQTTDIAVNKLTPTLFAKYPTPEAFRDAPVEDIMEQLRTIGLYRNKAKFIKGCCQKLIVEFNGKVPQERHELESLPGVGRKTANVVLSVAFDEPAIAVDTHVERVTKRLGICPPNATVREVEEILMKQLPKDMWSIAHHRLIFFGRYQCTARNHDHNICLQLLKENSPIKVQ from the coding sequence ATGCTATCTAAAAAACAAACGATACAGATGGTTGAAGCAATGGGTGAATTATTTCCTCAAGCGACCTGCGAACTGAACCATAAGAACGCTTTTGAATTATTGATCGCCGTTATGCTGAGTGCTCAAACGACAGATATTGCTGTCAATAAGCTCACTCCAACACTCTTTGCAAAATACCCTACACCTGAAGCATTTAGAGATGCACCAGTAGAAGATATTATGGAACAACTTAGGACGATTGGTTTATACCGTAATAAAGCTAAATTCATTAAAGGATGTTGTCAAAAATTAATCGTTGAATTTAATGGGAAAGTTCCTCAGGAGCGTCATGAATTAGAATCTTTACCAGGAGTAGGAAGGAAAACAGCTAATGTAGTCTTAAGTGTGGCTTTTGACGAGCCTGCTATTGCTGTAGACACCCATGTTGAACGCGTAACTAAGCGATTGGGTATCTGTCCACCAAATGCTACTGTTCGTGAGGTAGAAGAGATTTTAATGAAGCAACTGCCTAAAGATATGTGGAGCATCGCTCATCATCGGCTGATATTTTTTGGGCGCTATCAGTGCACAGCAAGAAACCATGATCATAATATATGTCTCCAACTATTAAAAGAAAATAGCCCGATAAAAGTACAGTAA
- a CDS encoding DUF1273 domain-containing protein encodes MRNLYISGYRTFELGVFKEDDPKVAVIKKCLKQEISQFIEEGIEWILTSAQFGTEQWAIEVVDDLKKEYPTIKIAIIFPFLEFGSNWNEKNQSKLNSLKQKVDYVEATSHKTYQDPSQLKNHQAFLLEHCQAALLVYDPEFEGKTKFVYQALKKKQETMGFELRLIDVDQLQNSSIEEEND; translated from the coding sequence ATGAGAAATTTATACATTAGCGGTTATCGAACATTTGAACTTGGTGTATTCAAGGAAGATGATCCAAAAGTAGCAGTAATAAAAAAATGTTTAAAACAAGAGATCAGTCAATTTATTGAAGAAGGAATCGAATGGATCCTAACGAGTGCTCAATTTGGTACAGAACAGTGGGCAATCGAAGTTGTCGATGACTTAAAAAAAGAGTATCCAACAATTAAAATAGCTATTATTTTTCCTTTTCTAGAATTTGGTTCAAACTGGAATGAAAAAAATCAAAGTAAGCTTAATTCATTAAAGCAAAAAGTTGATTATGTTGAAGCTACTTCCCATAAGACCTATCAAGATCCATCCCAATTAAAAAATCATCAAGCTTTTTTGTTAGAGCATTGTCAAGCGGCATTGTTAGTGTATGACCCCGAGTTTGAAGGGAAAACAAAGTTTGTTTATCAAGCACTAAAAAAGAAACAGGAAACAATGGGATTTGAGTTGAGATTGATAGATGTAGACCAATTGCAAAACAGCAGTATTGAAGAAGAAAACGATTGA
- a CDS encoding DnaD domain-containing protein, producing MNNHLLQKWLKAGDTTVSNVLLTHYREVGLTSEHLILVLQLKSFIDVGNDFPDTEIISKRMQISSAEVFQLIHDLINKKLIIIETEKNDDGKTRDSYRLDLLWDKLGLVISQQENQQRFEKQHLSEQELFQLFEAEFGRPLSPIEMQTIGMWLDDDHYAIELIELALREAVLNQVYNLKYVDRILLNWERKNIRTKDQVDKEANRRRQGNAKPTTYSVSKEQTTKVPLHNWLNNNDNP from the coding sequence ATGAATAATCATCTTTTACAAAAATGGCTCAAAGCTGGGGATACAACTGTATCAAATGTATTGTTGACTCATTATAGAGAAGTTGGCTTAACCAGTGAACACTTAATACTAGTTTTACAATTGAAATCATTTATTGACGTAGGAAATGATTTCCCAGACACAGAAATCATTTCAAAACGGATGCAAATTTCTTCTGCGGAGGTATTCCAACTGATCCATGATTTGATCAATAAAAAGTTGATCATAATTGAGACAGAAAAGAATGATGATGGAAAAACACGTGATAGTTACCGTCTAGATTTATTATGGGATAAATTGGGTTTAGTCATATCACAACAAGAAAATCAACAGCGTTTTGAAAAACAGCATTTATCGGAGCAAGAATTATTTCAATTGTTTGAAGCTGAGTTTGGCAGACCATTATCACCAATCGAAATGCAAACGATCGGTATGTGGTTGGATGATGATCATTATGCCATTGAATTAATTGAATTAGCTTTAAGAGAAGCTGTGTTGAACCAAGTATATAATTTAAAGTACGTTGACCGCATCTTGCTAAACTGGGAAAGAAAAAATATTCGAACGAAAGATCAAGTTGACAAAGAAGCAAATCGCCGAAGACAGGGGAATGCTAAGCCGACAACTTATTCAGTATCTAAAGAACAGACAACGAAAGTACCCTTGCATAATTGGTTGAATAATAATGATAATCCTTAA
- a CDS encoding transglycosylase domain-containing protein, whose protein sequence is MPEKKEMSRVSKKQTQKANHSKKRSKNKKSSLPIWKKSLIGILILIGAILIGGMGLFAYYVSSAPEITEAELTDTVSSTLLDSEGNEFLTLAGEDRELVTENDVPKVLKNAITAIEDQRFYTHIGIDPIRIAGAVVANVTDGFASEGGSTITQQLIKLSVFSTGAEDQTLKRKAQEAWLSLQLERDYSKDQILTFYINKVYMSDNKYGMGTASEYYFGKPIAELTLPEAALLAGMPQAPNAYNPITNPKDATKRRNLVLDMMLETEAITASEAEEAKSVDVSEGLVNHSGEETNQLVFDPYVKEVLAEVERKTNLDPYTSGLTIHTNLDMDAQQRLYDVVNSDEYVTIEDEDIQTGVSLVDVNTGQLKALGGARNQEVQLGTNYATELKRSVGSNIKPLSAYGPAIEYLQYSTYEQVVDEPYTFDDGTPINNYDNNYEGQISLRRALVDSRNVPTTKIYKDVPKDQVNEFLTNLGINTSTLNPGSDVLVESNGFTGNITPVELSGAYATFANGGTYTEPYTVSKIVLADGEEIDLQPESTKAMADSTAYMITDMLKDVASNNSARVGLNGIPQAGKTGTTNYEDEKKQEYDIPENGVPDKWYTGYTTNYALSVWVGKDNYYDSIDNSGSERLLPQQIYQALMSYVSESVESSDWKKPSSVVEVAVEKGSMPAKLAGPDTPTDKIVNELFVKGTEPTTVAPKIPEKESKKDEEESIELKAPSGLTANYNEETDALSIKWNAYSQKGISYLLTVGSESYSTNDLSYIIQSPPAGEIPITLAVQADGDTGPATSISVLIPPKEEEEPEEEEPEEEEPKEEKPKEEKPEEEEPVEEEPVKEEPEKESSESSSSTSSAPSGSSSSAPNSSAPTAESKASSSAPAE, encoded by the coding sequence ATGCCAGAAAAAAAAGAAATGTCACGTGTGTCAAAAAAACAAACGCAAAAAGCAAACCATTCAAAAAAAAGGAGCAAAAACAAGAAATCCTCTCTTCCAATTTGGAAAAAATCACTTATTGGAATACTGATCTTAATTGGAGCAATTTTAATTGGAGGTATGGGTCTATTTGCTTATTACGTCTCCTCAGCACCCGAAATAACCGAAGCTGAATTGACCGATACGGTCTCTTCAACATTGCTTGATTCAGAAGGAAACGAATTTTTAACTCTTGCTGGTGAAGATCGTGAATTGGTTACAGAGAATGACGTTCCTAAAGTCTTAAAAAACGCCATTACCGCCATTGAAGATCAACGTTTTTACACTCACATCGGTATCGACCCTATCCGTATCGCCGGAGCAGTTGTAGCAAACGTAACAGATGGTTTTGCTTCTGAAGGCGGAAGTACCATTACCCAACAATTAATTAAACTTTCTGTTTTCTCTACAGGTGCTGAAGACCAAACGTTAAAACGGAAGGCTCAAGAAGCTTGGTTATCCCTTCAATTAGAACGAGACTATTCTAAAGATCAAATTTTAACTTTTTATATTAATAAAGTATATATGTCCGACAATAAATATGGAATGGGTACTGCTAGCGAATACTATTTTGGTAAACCGATAGCTGAATTAACTTTACCAGAAGCTGCATTGCTTGCTGGAATGCCACAAGCTCCAAATGCCTACAACCCCATCACCAACCCAAAAGATGCAACAAAACGTCGCAATCTAGTTTTAGATATGATGTTGGAGACTGAAGCTATTACTGCTTCAGAAGCCGAAGAAGCTAAATCAGTCGATGTCTCAGAAGGATTGGTCAACCATTCTGGTGAAGAAACGAATCAACTTGTTTTTGACCCATACGTTAAAGAAGTTCTAGCTGAAGTCGAAAGAAAAACAAATTTAGATCCCTATACATCTGGATTGACTATCCACACTAATTTAGATATGGATGCACAACAACGCCTATACGATGTTGTAAATTCTGATGAATACGTCACAATTGAAGATGAAGATATTCAAACCGGCGTTTCTTTAGTAGATGTCAATACTGGCCAACTAAAAGCTTTAGGCGGCGCACGGAATCAAGAAGTACAATTAGGGACAAATTACGCTACTGAATTAAAACGAAGTGTTGGATCAAATATCAAACCATTATCTGCTTATGGTCCGGCAATTGAATATTTACAGTACTCGACTTATGAACAAGTAGTAGATGAACCTTATACCTTTGATGATGGAACGCCGATTAATAACTATGATAATAACTACGAAGGTCAAATCAGCTTACGTCGAGCATTGGTTGATTCACGTAATGTTCCTACAACAAAAATTTATAAAGACGTACCAAAAGATCAAGTCAATGAATTTTTAACAAATCTAGGAATAAACACGTCTACTTTAAACCCCGGATCAGATGTTCTGGTTGAGTCAAATGGTTTCACTGGGAATATTACTCCAGTTGAATTATCTGGTGCTTATGCTACTTTTGCAAACGGTGGAACGTATACTGAACCCTACACCGTTTCGAAAATCGTTTTAGCAGATGGCGAAGAAATCGATCTTCAACCTGAATCTACTAAAGCTATGGCTGATTCAACAGCATATATGATCACGGATATGTTAAAAGATGTCGCTTCAAATAATTCTGCTCGAGTGGGACTAAACGGAATTCCACAAGCTGGAAAAACAGGTACGACCAACTATGAGGATGAAAAAAAGCAAGAGTATGATATTCCAGAGAATGGCGTACCTGACAAATGGTATACTGGTTATACAACGAACTATGCCTTATCTGTTTGGGTCGGAAAAGATAACTATTATGATTCGATCGACAATTCGGGCAGTGAACGGTTGTTACCTCAACAAATCTATCAAGCATTGATGTCGTACGTTTCAGAATCTGTTGAATCTAGTGACTGGAAAAAACCAAGTTCAGTTGTGGAAGTTGCAGTTGAAAAAGGCTCGATGCCTGCAAAACTTGCAGGTCCAGATACTCCTACAGACAAAATTGTTAACGAATTATTTGTTAAAGGAACGGAACCTACTACTGTAGCACCAAAAATTCCCGAAAAAGAAAGTAAAAAAGATGAGGAAGAATCAATCGAATTAAAAGCTCCATCAGGCTTAACAGCTAACTACAATGAGGAGACAGATGCTTTATCAATCAAATGGAATGCTTATTCACAAAAAGGCATCTCTTACCTTTTGACTGTAGGCTCTGAGTCTTATTCAACTAATGATCTTTCATATATTATACAAAGTCCTCCTGCAGGTGAAATCCCAATCACTCTCGCTGTACAAGCTGACGGTGATACTGGACCCGCTACTTCAATAAGTGTTCTCATCCCTCCTAAAGAAGAGGAAGAACCTGAAGAGGAAGAGCCTGAAGAGGAAGAGCCTAAAGAAGAAAAGCCTAAAGAAGAAAAGCCTGAAGAGGAAGAACCTGTGGAGGAAGAACCTGTGAAGGAAGAACCTGAAAAGGAAAGCAGTGAAAGTTCTTCAAGTACTAGCTCTGCCCCAAGCGGTAGTTCTAGTTCTGCTCCAAACAGCAGCGCTCCAACTGCTGAATCAAAAGCTTCTAGTTCTGCTCCAGCAGAATAA
- the recU gene encoding Holliday junction resolvase RecU has protein sequence MAIRYPNGKTYIHNDKSSPKKQLNNQLTSFSKRGMSLEEDLNASNQYYLAKEIAVIHKKPTPVQIVKVDYPKRSAAVIKEAYFRHASTTDYNGVYQGYYLDFEAKETQNKLSFPLKNFHEHQIVHMQQCIQQQAICFVIMRFATSERLFLLEAEQLLVYWNNQQGDGRKSIPLKELEKKGYEMYYELSPRVPYLKIVDRLIIKNKDKST, from the coding sequence TTGGCTATACGATATCCTAATGGTAAAACCTATATCCATAATGACAAATCTTCACCAAAAAAGCAACTAAACAATCAGTTGACTTCATTCAGCAAGCGAGGTATGTCCTTAGAAGAAGATTTGAATGCAAGCAATCAATATTATTTAGCAAAAGAAATTGCTGTTATTCATAAAAAGCCCACCCCTGTTCAGATCGTCAAAGTAGATTATCCTAAAAGAAGTGCAGCCGTTATTAAAGAAGCTTACTTTAGACATGCATCTACAACAGATTATAATGGCGTTTACCAAGGTTATTATTTGGATTTTGAGGCAAAGGAAACACAGAACAAACTTTCCTTCCCATTGAAAAATTTCCATGAACACCAAATTGTCCATATGCAGCAATGTATCCAGCAACAAGCCATTTGTTTTGTGATCATGCGTTTTGCTACAAGCGAGCGTCTTTTTTTATTAGAAGCAGAACAGTTACTTGTTTATTGGAATAACCAACAAGGTGATGGGAGAAAATCGATTCCATTAAAAGAGCTTGAAAAAAAAGGGTACGAAATGTATTATGAACTTTCGCCACGTGTCCCCTATTTAAAAATTGTGGATCGTTTAATTATTAAGAATAAGGATAAATCAACATAA